The genomic stretch CGGGCCGCTCCTGCCGGAGCGGCGGCCGCGCCAGCAAGATCAGCACCAGCCCGACCGCCGAGAACATCGCGAAGAGGACGAAGGCCAGGGTGTAGCTGCCTGTCTCATCGTAGAGGAAGCCGGCCAGCACGGGCCCGCCCGCGCCGAAGACGATGGAAAACGGCATGGCCACCGAGCGTATCCGGCCGAGGTGCGTGCGACCGAAGTAGCTCGCCCAGACCGTCTCCTGCAAGGGGACCATCCCCCCGATGCCCAGCCCGTAGAGGGCGAGCACGGCGATGGACAGCGCCTCTGACCGCCCGGCGACCGCGAGCAGGGCAATTATGGAGACGCCCGAGAGCGCGAACCCGGCGGCGCTGAGCATGCGGGCGTGGAAGCGGTCCATAAGCGCGCCCCAGACGGCCTTCGAGATCAGGGCCGACCAGGACATGACGCTGAACAGTCCGGCCGCCGTTGCGCGGCTGTAGCCCTGGTCCGTGAGAAAGGAGAAGAGGTGGAGCAGCATGGCCCCGAGCCCAATGTTAGCAACGCCGTAGGCGAGGATGATGAGCCAGATCGTCCGCGTGCGGACTGCCTCGGCCCGCGTCCACTGGACTTCGGATGCCGCGGAGGCGCGGCGGTGGCTGGCGGCAAAGGCTTCAGCTTCCTCGGGGCTCATGCCGTCCGGCGTCATGCCGGCCTCCTCGGGAGAGCGCCGGACGACGAAGGCGGCCGGGATGATCGTCGCCCAGACCAGGAGGCCGGTCAGCACCCAGGCCGTCTGCCAGCCGTAGGCTTCCACCCACCAGGAGGCGAGCGGCGCCATGAGGACGCCGCCCATCGAGACGCCGGCCGAGGCGATCGAGACGGCCATGCCACGCCGCACGACGAACCAGCGCGCCACCGTAACGTTGACCACGAGATTGCCGAGGAGCGCGTTGCCGGCCGTGTGGCCGATGCCGCGGATGAGGTAGAACTGCCAGAGGCTCTCGACGCGGCTGAGGAGGATGAGCGACGCCCCGGAGATGACGCCGCCAGCCAGCATGAGGGGGCGCGGCCCGCGTTTGTCGACCTGGACGCCGACGAAGAGGCCCAGGGCGCCCATGACCACGGTGGAGACCGTCTGGACGGCCGAGAAGTCGCCCCGGGACCAGCCGAGGTCCTCGGTCATGGGCTTCAGGAAGACGCCGGCGGCATAGGCGGACGTGCCGGCGGAGATGAACTGGGCAACGAGCGCAACGCCTACGATATACCAGCCGTAGAAGATCGCGGGCCGTCGCAGGGCAACGCCAGTCACAACGTCAGTCCGTGTCGATCTCCGCGCCGGGATAGTATCGTTCGCCGATCACGCCTTCGGCCTCGAGGGCGGCGAGATCCTCTTCGGGAAGGCCCAGGAGGCCGGAGAAGACCTCGCGGTTGTGCTCGCCCAGGTTGTTCGTGGCCAGGCGCACCTCGGACGGCGTCTCGCTCATGCGCCAGAGCACGCCGGCGCGCTCGTAAGGGTTGGCCGGCGGGTGGTCGGCCGTGATCCAGAAGCCGCGCTCGCGCAGGTGCGGGTCCTGGAGCAAGGAAGGGATGTCATATACCGGCCCGGCGGGCACGCCGGCGGCCCGGAGCCACGCCGCGGCCTCGTCCTGGCCCCGGGAGCGCGTCCACTCGGCGACGCCGCGCTCGACCGCGTCCCGCTGCTCCAGCCGCCCGAGCAAGTTCCTGAGCTCGGGTTGCCGCGCCCATTCCGGCTCGCCCATGGCTTTCACGAGCGCCGGCCACTGGTCGTCGGCGCGGACGGCGATGGCAATCCAGGAGCCTTCCTCGCGGCAGGGGAACACGCCGTGCGGACAGGCGGTAGGGTCGGAGTTGCCAAGCGGTTGTGCGACACGGCCGTTCATCGACCATTCGAGCACCGGCCGCGGCAGGTGCGTGAGGAGCACCTCCGCCTGCGACAGGTCGATGTACTGGCCCTTGCCGGTCCGCTCGCGGTAGTGCAGAGCCGTCATGATGGCAAACGCGAGGAGAAGAGCGCCCGTTGCATCCGAGTGGAAGACGCCGACCGGCGTCGTCGTCGGGTCGGAGTCGGGATAGCCGCGGAGGTACATGTGGCCGGTGAAGGCGTCGAGCCCGCTGCCGAGGGTTGCGTAGCCCTTGTAAGGCCCGCGTTCGCCCCAGCCGGGCATGGAAACCATGACCAGGTCCTCGCGGACTTTGCGCAGGCTCTCGTAGTCGAGCCCCATCCGGTCGATCGTCCCCGCGCTGTATCCGATGACGAACGCGTCCGAGACGGCGACGAGGCGCTCGAGCAGAAGGCGCCCTCGCGGGTGCATCACGTTCAGCGTGACCCCGAGCTTGTTGCGGTTGGCGAGGTGATAGGTGGTGGAGAGGTCCCAGGGGCGGTCGGGGTCGCCGGGGATGGCGGCCCGCTGCGCCGGGTTCATGGTGGCGAGCTGGACCGGGCGCGTCATGGAGGCGCGAGGATAGGACTCGACGCGAATGACCTCGGCGCCGAGGTCTCCCAGGAGGGTAGTGCCCATGGGGCCGGCCCAGACCTCGGTCATGTCGAGGACGCGGTAGCCTTCGAGGGGCTGCGGCATCAGATCACTCCCGTCCCGGAGAGGACCCTGAGGTCGTCGTTACCGTAACCAAGCAGCTCGCCGTAGACCTCGGCGTTGTGCTGGCCGAGGAGCGGCGCCGGACGTCTGAGCGACCAGGGCGTCTCCTGCATCTGGAAGGGCGCCCCGGGCAGGGTCACCTGACCGGCCGCGGGGTGCGCGTGCTCGACGAAGAAGGCGCGCTCCTGCACCTGGGGGTCGTTGAAGACCTCGTTTACGGTCTGGATCGGCGCGCACATGACGCTGAATCGCTGCAGCTCGGCGAACGCCTGGGCACGAGTGCGCTCGGCGAACCAGGGCAGGAGGAGGGCCTCCAGTTCGTCGCGATGTTCCATGCGGGCGGCAAGCGTCGCGAAGCGCGGGTCCGAGAGGAGTTCGGTCATGCCGATGGCCCGCAGGAGGCGCCGGAAGAAGCGTTCGCCGGCGGCGATCATGAGCATGTAGCCATCGGCGCAGGGCACGACACCGGCGGTCGGGCTAATCGTGGCCTCAACCGGCTTCGGCACTGTGCCGCCC from Dehalococcoidia bacterium encodes the following:
- a CDS encoding MFS transporter, whose product is MTGVALRRPAIFYGWYIVGVALVAQFISAGTSAYAAGVFLKPMTEDLGWSRGDFSAVQTVSTVVMGALGLFVGVQVDKRGPRPLMLAGGVISGASLILLSRVESLWQFYLIRGIGHTAGNALLGNLVVNVTVARWFVVRRGMAVSIASAGVSMGGVLMAPLASWWVEAYGWQTAWVLTGLLVWATIIPAAFVVRRSPEEAGMTPDGMSPEEAEAFAASHRRASAASEVQWTRAEAVRTRTIWLIILAYGVANIGLGAMLLHLFSFLTDQGYSRATAAGLFSVMSWSALISKAVWGALMDRFHARMLSAAGFALSGVSIIALLAVAGRSEALSIAVLALYGLGIGGMVPLQETVWASYFGRTHLGRIRSVAMPFSIVFGAGGPVLAGFLYDETGSYTLAFVLFAMFSAVGLVLILLARPPLRQERPDGLALPPEAGVAV
- a CDS encoding CoA transferase is translated as MPQPLEGYRVLDMTEVWAGPMGTTLLGDLGAEVIRVESYPRASMTRPVQLATMNPAQRAAIPGDPDRPWDLSTTYHLANRNKLGVTLNVMHPRGRLLLERLVAVSDAFVIGYSAGTIDRMGLDYESLRKVREDLVMVSMPGWGERGPYKGYATLGSGLDAFTGHMYLRGYPDSDPTTTPVGVFHSDATGALLLAFAIMTALHYRERTGKGQYIDLSQAEVLLTHLPRPVLEWSMNGRVAQPLGNSDPTACPHGVFPCREEGSWIAIAVRADDQWPALVKAMGEPEWARQPELRNLLGRLEQRDAVERGVAEWTRSRGQDEAAAWLRAAGVPAGPVYDIPSLLQDPHLRERGFWITADHPPANPYERAGVLWRMSETPSEVRLATNNLGEHNREVFSGLLGLPEEDLAALEAEGVIGERYYPGAEIDTD